TGTTGTCAGTCTTCGATCTAGAAAAACTCTACCTTCCTCCCCAGCTGAACGAATCGGAGGGATTGTATGGGAACCAGTTGTTATGCGAACAAGCCGTGTTGAAAGAGCTGAGTGTACAGGACCCTGAAGAGTCCCATCTGTTGGATATGGGATGCGGGCGAGGACGAATCGCGCACTACATCGCCACGTTGACCGGTGGCCAGGTTTCTGGCTACAACATCGATCCGAATCAGATCGAAAACGCAATCGACTGGGCCGCGGAATGTGGAATGAGCGATCGGCTCCACTTCAAAGTTGGCGATCATCACAAGCCGCTCGAGTACGAATCAGGCACCTTCGATGGATGCTTTTCCTTCCAGGCGGTCTGGCCCTTCTTCAAGAAGGAGGAGCTCGATGCGCATGCAAGAGAAATGTCCCGCGTATTGAAACCCGGAGCTCGATACGCTTGTTCGGAGTATTTGCTGACCCCCTATTTCG
The window above is part of the Myxococcales bacterium genome. Proteins encoded here:
- a CDS encoding class I SAM-dependent methyltransferase is translated as MDWYRIKTSLTGVKRLATLSEEDKQACIDGYKFLQRMQAGEETKTEDETKAVADYYKVLNNMLSVFDLEKLYLPPQLNESEGLYGNQLLCEQAVLKELSVQDPEESHLLDMGCGRGRIAHYIATLTGGQVSGYNIDPNQIENAIDWAAECGMSDRLHFKVGDHHKPLEYESGTFDGCFSFQAVWPFFKKEELDAHAREMSRVLKPGARYACSEYLLTPYF